Proteins encoded within one genomic window of Lysinibacillus louembei:
- a CDS encoding NAD(P)-dependent oxidoreductase, which translates to MKIAVIGAAGQAGSNILRESTMREYDTTAIVRNQATLKDDVQTLEKDLFHLTTSDIEKFDCIVNAFAPKSGEEHLYVDAGKHLISILQPIQTRLIDIGSSGCLFTNKDKIIRLLDSEDYPAQLTAAAKYQLQNLQHLQQSSIAWTFICPALMFDAEGPRTGHYITGHDYLLTNSQLNSYISQADFAVAVIDEIENAKHINEAFTVASENTTSAS; encoded by the coding sequence GAATCTACAATGAGAGAGTATGATACAACCGCGATTGTGCGTAATCAAGCGACATTAAAAGATGATGTCCAAACTCTTGAAAAGGATTTATTTCATTTAACAACATCAGATATAGAAAAATTCGATTGTATCGTCAATGCCTTTGCTCCAAAAAGTGGTGAGGAGCACTTATATGTAGACGCAGGCAAGCATTTAATATCTATTTTACAACCAATACAAACACGCTTAATCGATATCGGTAGCTCAGGCTGCTTATTTACAAATAAAGATAAAATTATACGTTTACTCGATAGCGAGGATTACCCTGCGCAATTAACGGCTGCGGCTAAATATCAGCTACAAAATCTACAACACCTACAGCAATCCTCTATCGCATGGACTTTTATTTGTCCTGCGCTGATGTTTGATGCAGAAGGTCCACGCACAGGTCACTACATTACTGGACATGATTATTTACTAACAAATTCACAGCTTAATAGCTACATTAGCCAAGCTGACTTTGCGGTAGCCGTAATTGATGAAATTGAAAATGCCAAGCATATTAACGAAGCTTTTACTGTAGCTTCTGAAAATACCACATCTGCTAGCTAA